CCGCCATCCTCCTCTACACACGCTGGGCGCGGCAGGGAAAACCGCTGTTTCTTCGGAAGATCGCCGGTCTCGACGCGCTGGAGGAGGCGGTCGGCCGGGCGACCGAGATGGGCAAGCCGGTACTGTTCATCCCGGGGATCCTTGAGCTTGACGACATCCAGACGATCGCGAGCATCTCTATCCTCGGCCGGGTGGCCAAGATCACGGCGCAGTACGAAACGCCGCTCTACGTGCCCGTTCGCTACCCGCTGGTGCTGGCGGCCGGGCAGGAGGTGGTGGAGCAGGCGTACCGGGAAGCGGGGCGTCCCGACGCCTACGACCGGGACATGGTGCGGTACGTGGCGGGCGAGCAGTTCGCCTTCACCGCCAACGTGAACGGGTACATGGTCCGGGAGCACCCGGCGACCAACATCTACATGGGGGGGTTTTTCGCCGAATCGCTCATCCTCGCGGAGACCGGCAACGCGGCCGGGTCGATCCAGATTGCGGGCACGGCGGAGGCCTCGCAGCTGCCTTTCTTCGTGGCCGCGTGCGACTACACGCTGATGGGGGAGGAGCTCTACGCGGCCTCGGCGTACCTGTCGCACGAGCCGGTCATGCTCGGCGGCCTGAAGGGGCAGGATTTTGTGAAGCTGATCATCATCATCGTGATCGTCGTCGGCGCGGTGCTGATCGCGCTCGGATTCGGCGACACATTTGTCGGGTGGTTCGATTCCGTGTAGGCCTCGGCGCCGCGGTCACCTATGAGAACGACTTTCCCCATCTTCGTGGCATTCGCGGTCGGCCTGCTCTATGTCGTGTCGTTCTTCTTCGCCGAGTCATCGCCGATCGGGCGGGTGTCGGAGACGCTCCTCGTGTGGGTGTCGATCATCGGCGGATTCACGCTGCTGCTGGGGGTGGTGTCGATCGTGCGGGTGAACTGGACGGCGGTGGCCCGCCGGCGCCCGGGGTGGATCTATCGTCTGTGCACGCTGGTGTCGGTGTTTGTCATGGCTTTGCCGGCGCTCTTGCCGGCCTCCTGGTCGCCGCTGTTCGGGCGGGCCGAGGGCTCGGTCTACGACTGGCTGTTTCTCTATATCGACTCGCCGATGATGGCGACGATGTTCGCAATGCTGGCCTTCTACATCGCCTCGGCCGCCTACCGGGCGTTTCGCGCCCGCAACATCGAGGCCACGATCCTTCTGCTGACGGCGGTGGTGGTGATGCTCTGGCGGGTGCCGATGGGGGAGGCGTTTTTGAATCTGCTGCCCGGCGACATCCCCGGATGGCTCAACACGTACGTCATGCGCGGGGTGAACGTGGCCGTCCAGCGCGGCATTCTCATCGGCGCGGCGCTCGGGGCGGCCTCCATGTCGCTGCGCATCATCCTCGGCATCGAACGCACCTACATGGGGAAGGGCTGAGCCGATGGCGTGGTGGCAGGCAATCGACAAACTGGACCGCCGCTGGACCTACCTCCTGGTGGCCATCGCCGTCATCATCCCGTTCATCCTTCCGGCCAAGTTCCCGGTGAGCATCACGCCCGAGGCCAAGCAGCTGTACAATTATGTCGAGGAGCTGCCCAACGGCAGCGTAGTGATGCTGGTGTTCGACTACTACCCCTCGACCATTGCGGAGTGCGAGCCGATGACGCGGACGGCTCTGCACCATCTGTTCCGCAAGGACTGCAAGGTGGTCACCCTGAGCAACATCCCACTGGGCGGGCCGACCATGGCGGAGTCGGTGACGCGGGAGATGGCCCGGCTGTACGGGAAAGTGTACGGCGTCGATTTCGTCAACCTGGGCTACAAGGCCGACTACGTCGCCGTTCTGCGCGGCATGGGCCAGTCGATCAAGGGGATATTCCCCGCCGACAACAGCGGGACGCCGCTCGATTCGCTGCCGCTCATGCGGAAGGTGAAGAATTACCGGGACGTGGCGTTCATTTTTGAGGTGGCGGACAACGCCACCGCGGACTACTGGGCCTCGATCGTCAACGCTCAGTTCGGGGTGCCGATGGGGTGCGGCACGACGGCGGTGAGCGCCCCGCGCTACTACGCCTTCGTCTCGTCCGGGCAGTTTGTCGGGTTGCTCGGCGGGATGAAGGGGGCGGCCGAGTACGAGATGCTCGTGGGCCACCCCGGCATGGCGTACCGCGGCATGGACGCGCAGTCGCTGGTGCACCTGGTCATCATCGGGCTGGTAGTGGTCGGCAACGTCGGCTTCTTCGCCGGCCGGGCGAGCCGCCGGAGGGGCGCGCGATGAGCGGGATGCACGTTTTCGAAATCTGGATCATCGCCTTCTTCACGCTGGCGCTGTTCTCCTTCCTCTACAAGGACAACCCGATCTACCGGTTCGCCGAGCACATTTTTGCCGGGCTGTCGGCCGGCTACTACGTGGGGCTGATCTGGCACACCGTTATTCTCCAGCAGTTGTGGAACCCGATTTTGGGCGGCCGCTGGCTGCTGGTGATCCCGGGTCTGCTCGGGGCGCTGATGTTCGCCCGGTTTTCGTCCAAGAAGGCGTGGATATCGCGGACGCCGCTGGCGTTTGTGATGGCGGTTACGGCCGGGATTTTCCTGATCTCGCAACTGCACGGCCTCGTGCTGCCGCAGGTGCAGGACACCATGCTGCCCAAGACCGAGGCGGTTCTGGTTGATTCGACGGCCTACGAGGAGCAGGCGGACCGGCTCGTGATCACCGACAGCCTCGCCGCGCCCGGAGCGCCGGCGACGGCCGGCAGCGTGACGGTGAGCAAGCCGGAGGTCGCACGGACCGGGACCGACAGCGTGGTGATCAGCGCCACGTTTCGCGACCCGGCGCAGCCGCCGGTCGAGCGGGTGGCGTTCACCCTGAAGCTGCGGCTCCCGGACGACAAGACGCAGAAGGCGCTGGTGGTGAACGCGACCACGCGGACGCCGGGGGTGACGATCGCCGCGGGCGGCGGGGGCGTGTACACGGCCAGCTATGTCTACCGTCCGGACTCCACCCGGGCCCCCGGCCCCTACGACATCTCATTTCAGGCGTACCGCGTCGACCACGAGGTCATGCTCACCCTGCTCGTGCTGCTGGGTGTGATCACGACGCTGATCTATTTCTACTTTTCCAAGGAGCACACGGGCGCGCTCGGGGTGGCGGCCCGGATCGGCATCTGGTTTATCATGATCGGCTTCGGCGCGCACTTCGGCTATACCGTCATGGGGCGCGTGTCGCTGCTGATCGGGCGGGTCCAGTTCCTCCTCGAGGACTGGATCGGGACGCTGACTTCACTCTTCTGATATCACGGGTTATGCGATCAAGACCGAGAGAATCTTTGTTTTCGCGGGCGGGCGCGGGTGTGCTCGCGGCGGCGGTGATTTTCCTCGCCTGCAGCGGGGAGTACGACGGCGCAAAACCGGCGTACGACACGGCGCGCAATCCCGGCCAATTCCCGCCGCCGGCGACGGCGCTCCTGGACGACCTCGAGGCGGGGCGGCTGCGCGGCTACGACGAGACCACAGAGCGGTTCGCCGATCTCTACACGGCCCACCCGGCGCTCTTGGGCGACCCGGGCTGGTCCGGGGTGATTGACCGGCTCGGTCTCCGGCTGACCTGGCGGGGGGACCAACTGGTGCGGGAGGGGCTCCTCCAGTACGCCGCGGCGGCCGACCTGTACCGGCTGGCCGCGCAGACGCGGCCGAAAGACAGCCTGCTGTCCGAGCGCGCCGAGCTGTTCGCCGCGTGGCAGGAGGCGGTCGGCCGCGGGGCGGTGGACCCGGTTTGTCTCGCGGCCCCGGGTCGGGGCGGGGCGGCCGAGAAGCTCGAGGCTCTGACCGGTTTCGCGCTGGCCGGCGCCCGGCAATTCCGGTTTGCGGAGCAGTATCTCGCCGCCGCGCTGTTTGACCGGGCGACGCTCGACAGCCTGAGGCGTGCGGAAGCGGCGGGGCCGACGGCGGCCGAGCGCGCCCTGCGCGCCGCGCTCGGCGCGGGGCCGAGTCCCGCCGACCCGCCGCTGGCGAGTTTCCGGCAACCCGCCGTCGACCTCATCGCCGTCCGCCTCACCCCTGCGGCGGCGGACAGCTTTTGTCTGGAAGCGTACTTCCTCCCGCGCGCGAAGGTATCGGCGGATCTGGATATCACCTGTCGGCTGGAGACGCCCGATCCGGTGCTGAGCGCGGAGCAGCAGCCGCGGTTCCCGTACGATTTCCGGCCGGTGCGGCCGAGTTCGATGTGGGCGCCCGGCCGCATCGCGGTCGGTCTCTACCGGGGGACCTTCCCCCATCCGGTTTCGGCGGTGCTGATCGGTCTGCACGAGATGCGCGAGGGGCGGACGGTGGCGCTTCCGCTCGGCGACAGATCGACGCTCTGCCGCGTCCCGGTGGGGGCGTCGGGCGGGACTCCGGACCCGCCGTTGTGAGGAGCGCCCCGGGGTTCCAAGATTGTGCTTGCGGAAGGATTGGCCGGCATCTACCATAGGGCAGGTTTGTCATGAGCAAGAGGATACGCGTCATAGTTCCGGTCGCCGGGGCCGGCACCCGGCTGCAGCCGCACACCCTTACCCTTCCCAAAGCCCTCCTCCCGGTGGGCGGGAAGCCGGCGCTCGCGCACGTGTTGGAGCCGCTGGTGCCTCTGGAGCCCGAGGAAGTGGTGTTTGTCATCGGCCATCTCGGCGATCAGATCATCGACTACGTCCGGGAGAACTACCGGATCAAGGCGCGTTTCGCGGCCCAGGAGAAGCTGCTCGGCCTCGGCTATGCCCTGCACCTCGCGCTGCGGGAGATGGCGGACGGTCCGACGCTGGTGATTCTCGGCGACACGGTGGTCGAGTGCGACTACGGGGCGTTCCTGGGGGCCGGCGAGTACGTCTTGGGCCTGCGGTCGGTGGACAACCCGCACCGCTTCGGCGTCGCGGAGGTTGACGGCGGCCGGATTGTCGGGCTCGAGGAGAAACCGGCCGATCCCCGGTCGAACCTCGCGCTGATCGGGCTGTACTACTTCTCCGATACGGCACAGCTGCGGAAGGAGCTGGAGTACCTGGTGCGCACGGGTAAGACGACGGGCGGGGAGATTCAGTTGACCGACGCCCTCCACGCCATGATTGCGGCCGGCGTGCGGTTCGCGCCCTACGAGGTGGCGCGCTGGTACGACTGCGGGAAGATGGAGACGCTCATTTCTTCGAACCGCGAGATCCTCAAGCAGCGTGCGACTCCCGCGGCGCCGGCCGGGTCGGTGTTCGTGCCGCCGGTTTACGCGGCTCCCACCGCGACCATCATCAACAGCATTATCGGTCCGAACGTATCGATCGGCGAGGCCGCGCGGATCGAACGTTCCGTTGTCAGCAACGCCATTATCGGCGAACGATCACAGATAGTGAATGCCGTGCTCGACCACACGCTGATCGGCCGCGACGTGTTCCTCGAGGGAACGCCGCGCCGCATGAATGTCGGCGACAAGTCGCAGGTCGGCGACGTGTGAGCGCAGCGGCGGCGCAGGCACAGCCGGCTTGAGGTGAAGGAGACTGACGAATGCCCGGAGGCAATTTTCTCTTTACATCGGAATCGGTGACCGAGGGCCACCCCGACAAAATGTGCGACCAGATTTCGGACGGCGTGCTCGACGAGGTGCTCCGCCGCGACCCGCACGGGCGGGTCGCCTGCGAGACGTTCGTGACGGTCGGTCTGGTGATTGTCGGCGGTGAGATCACCACCGACGCCTGGGTGGACATCGAGAGACTCGTCCGCGGGGTGGTCAAACGGATCGGCTATGTCGATCCGACGCTGGGGTTCTCGTATGATTCCTGCGCCATCCTCAACGCCATCGGCCAGCAGTCGCCGGACATCAAGCAGGGCGTCGACACGGGCGGGGCGGGCGACCAGGGCCTCATGTGCGGCTACGCCAGCCGCGAGACGGCGGAGCTCATGCCGATGCCAATCCAGTTCGCGCACAAGCTGTGCCGCCGCCTCGCCGAGGTGCGCAAAAAAGCGATCCTCCCCTACCTCGGCCCCGACGGCAAGGCCCAGGTGACGATCGAGTACGAAGAGGGCCGGCCCCGGCGGTGCGAGGCGATCGTCGTCTCCACCCAGCACCGGGAGTCGATTCTCGACGCGACGGGGAAGAAGATCACCGAGCAGGCGCGCGCGGAAATAATCCAGAACGTCGTCGCGCCCGTCATTCCCGCCGACATGATCGACGCGCGGACGAAGTTCTACGTCAATCCGACCGGCAGATTCGTGATCGGCGGGCCGCGCTCCGACACGGGGATGACCGGGCGGAAAATCATCGTCGACACCTACGGCGGCATGGCGGCGCACGGCGGCGGAGCGTTCTCGGGCAAGGATCCGACGAAGGTTGACCGCTCGGCCAGCTACATGGCCCGCTACATCGCCAAGAACGTGGTGGCCTCCGGGATCGCCGAGAAGTGCACGCTGCAGGTGGCCTACGCCATCGGCGTCGCCGAGCCGGTGTCGCTGACAGTGTTCGCCGACGGGACGGCGAAGATTCCGGAACGGCGCATCGCCGAACTGATCCGCAAGCACTTCGACCTCACCCCCCGGGGAATCATCGAGAAGCTCAATCTGCTGCGTCCGATCTATTCGGCCACCGCGGCCTACGGGCATTTCGGCCGCGAGGAGAGCGAGTTCACGTGGGAGCGGACGGACATGGCGGCCGCCCTGGCGAAGGATGCGTGAGCGATGGGCAAGCGGACGGACATTCATAATCCCAGGCTGGCCGGCCCGGGGCGCGACCGCATCGAGTGGGCCGAGCAGCGCATGCCGGTGCTCCGGCTGATCCGGGAACGGTTCCGCAAGGAGCAGCCGCTGAAGGGTCTCCGCCTGGCCTGCTGCCTGCACGTGACGACCGAGACGGCGAACCTCGTGCGCACGCTTCAGGCGGGCGGCGCGACGGTCGCCCTGTGCGCCTCGAACCCCCTTTCGACCCAGGATGACACGGCGGCCTCGCTCGTGAAAGATTTCGGCATCGCCGTCTACGCCATCCACGGCGAGGACACCAAGACCTACTACCGGCACATTCACCAGGCGCTCGACGGCCGGCCGCACATCACGATGGACGACGGGGCGGACCTGGTGTCGACGCTTCACAGCGAGCGCCAGGAACTCATCGGCAACATCCTCGCCGGGACCGAGGAGACCACGACCGGCGTCATCCGGCTGCGGGCGATGGCCCAGGAGAAGCGGCTCCTGTTCCCGGTGATCGCGGTCAACGATTCCCGGACCAAACACTTCTTCGACAACCGCTACGGTACGGGCCAGTCGACGATCGACGGCGTCCTGCGCGCCACCAACATGCTCATCGCCGGGTCCACCGTGGTCATCGCCGGCTACGGCTGGTGCGGCCGGGGGCTGGCGATGCGGGCGAAGGGGATGGGCGCGCAGGTGATTGTGACCGAGGTCGACGCGCTCAAGGCGCTCGAGGCGACCATGGACGGCTACACGGTGCTGCCGATGGCGCAGGCGGCGCCCAAGGGGGACCTCTTTATCACCGTGACCGGCGACCTGCACGTGATCCGGCTCGAGCACTTTCGCCGGATGAAGGACGGCGCGATCGTGTGCAACTCGGGGCACTTCAATGTCGAGCTCGACCTGGCGGCGCTCGCGAAGGCGGCCAGGAGGAAACGCCGGGTGCGGCCGAATGTCGACGAGTACGTGCTCGACCGGCGGCGCATTTATGTGCTCGGCGAGGGGCGGCTGATCAACCTGGCGGCGGCCGAGGGGCACCCCGCGATGGTGATGGACATGTCGTTTGCCAACCAGGCCCTGGCCGCCGAGTATGTGGTACACAATCACGCCCTGCTCGACCGGTGCGTCTACACTGTGCCCGAGGCGATCGACCGGCAGATTGCGGCCCTGAAGCTGAAATCGATGGGCATCGCGCTCGACCGGCTTACCCCCGAACAGCGCAAGTACCTGGCCAGCTGGGACATGGGGACGTAGGGCCGCCGCCCGCCGAGAGTCTCCGCAGTTGCCGCTCCATCCCGCCTTCTGCCGGCCGCCGTCTGCCCACGCTCGCCGGGGAAAGCAATCGGCGGCATGGTCTTTGGCGACGGTTCCATCGCGGTGTCGCGGGGACGTGCTTACGTGCGGCGCCGCGGCGAAAAATGTGATTGCGCGGTCCTTCCCCCTGATGTATCCTTGTGGAGGAATATTCTCCATGTTCGGGATTTCAGAAAATGCCCCGAAACATGGCACCCACACCACACGGAGGAGTTTATGCGCGTACGCACGCTCGTGCTCGGCCTCGTCGCGGCGGCCGTTCTCCCCGGGCTCGTCCTGGCCCAGTCGGACGCTCCGTCGCAGTCGGAACAAGGGATGCCCCCGATGGGGCCGCCCGAGGAGATGAAAGAGTGCGCCTGGCTGGTCGGCGACTGGACCGCGGACATGAAGATGCGGATGGCGGCCGACTCGCCCTGGGTGGCAACGAGAGGGTCGGCCCACTACGAGACGGTGCTCGACGGCGGGGCCCTGCTCATGACCTTTGAGATTCCGCCGTCGGCGGAGATGCCGATGCTGTTCCGGGGGATGGGGCTCCAGACGTGGGATCGCGAGACCAACCAGTGGCAGATGACCTGGACCGACAACATGACCTGCCGCACCACGATCTACACGGGACCGAGAACGGAGGGGCAGACGGTGATGACCGGCGAGGATTTGTGGAACGGGATGAAGATGCTCTCCCG
This genomic stretch from Candidatus Zixiibacteriota bacterium harbors:
- a CDS encoding NTP transferase domain-containing protein, whose product is MSKRIRVIVPVAGAGTRLQPHTLTLPKALLPVGGKPALAHVLEPLVPLEPEEVVFVIGHLGDQIIDYVRENYRIKARFAAQEKLLGLGYALHLALREMADGPTLVILGDTVVECDYGAFLGAGEYVLGLRSVDNPHRFGVAEVDGGRIVGLEEKPADPRSNLALIGLYYFSDTAQLRKELEYLVRTGKTTGGEIQLTDALHAMIAAGVRFAPYEVARWYDCGKMETLISSNREILKQRATPAAPAGSVFVPPVYAAPTATIINSIIGPNVSIGEAARIERSVVSNAIIGERSQIVNAVLDHTLIGRDVFLEGTPRRMNVGDKSQVGDV
- the metK gene encoding methionine adenosyltransferase, which translates into the protein MPGGNFLFTSESVTEGHPDKMCDQISDGVLDEVLRRDPHGRVACETFVTVGLVIVGGEITTDAWVDIERLVRGVVKRIGYVDPTLGFSYDSCAILNAIGQQSPDIKQGVDTGGAGDQGLMCGYASRETAELMPMPIQFAHKLCRRLAEVRKKAILPYLGPDGKAQVTIEYEEGRPRRCEAIVVSTQHRESILDATGKKITEQARAEIIQNVVAPVIPADMIDARTKFYVNPTGRFVIGGPRSDTGMTGRKIIVDTYGGMAAHGGGAFSGKDPTKVDRSASYMARYIAKNVVASGIAEKCTLQVAYAIGVAEPVSLTVFADGTAKIPERRIAELIRKHFDLTPRGIIEKLNLLRPIYSATAAYGHFGREESEFTWERTDMAAALAKDA
- a CDS encoding adenosylhomocysteinase, which codes for MGKRTDIHNPRLAGPGRDRIEWAEQRMPVLRLIRERFRKEQPLKGLRLACCLHVTTETANLVRTLQAGGATVALCASNPLSTQDDTAASLVKDFGIAVYAIHGEDTKTYYRHIHQALDGRPHITMDDGADLVSTLHSERQELIGNILAGTEETTTGVIRLRAMAQEKRLLFPVIAVNDSRTKHFFDNRYGTGQSTIDGVLRATNMLIAGSTVVIAGYGWCGRGLAMRAKGMGAQVIVTEVDALKALEATMDGYTVLPMAQAAPKGDLFITVTGDLHVIRLEHFRRMKDGAIVCNSGHFNVELDLAALAKAARRKRRVRPNVDEYVLDRRRIYVLGEGRLINLAAAEGHPAMVMDMSFANQALAAEYVVHNHALLDRCVYTVPEAIDRQIAALKLKSMGIALDRLTPEQRKYLASWDMGT
- a CDS encoding DUF1579 family protein, which translates into the protein MRVRTLVLGLVAAAVLPGLVLAQSDAPSQSEQGMPPMGPPEEMKECAWLVGDWTADMKMRMAADSPWVATRGSAHYETVLDGGALLMTFEIPPSAEMPMLFRGMGLQTWDRETNQWQMTWTDNMTCRTTIYTGPRTEGQTVMTGEDLWNGMKMLSRITASDETPTGFDWLMETSLDGGKSWYASGQAKYTRVK